From a region of the Bdellovibrio bacteriovorus genome:
- a CDS encoding BP74-related protein gives MDFSIKTSLSMSAAILTLSLSAQASEVVYLPAYCAPEHLTVFVNNKSAEPERIWTQTRFDQEIQELHYDVEAKSQIKIRGTEFLPTRMAASFKYFSKSLQVSVACEESASTPLTSNVGPSASHYLPANTKSVKMHLLNLFLKSNSVQLRAFNKLGSLIAEKSISLQSYYDTESFKWSFQQNVARIEVQGLERVHSLLFFDANGVEKPSPAVTLEPAHLDPSTKKTYFLVSTKDAQADEAFVVGFEDEAQIKTAREQIQNPALEKILVAGIELGSGGFNRAFYNKNKAPYSWSVNRVDAFADFAHIDCDGSPDLTEERLMLKLNEGGRICFWRYRIVRELTLDEVRRGKLKP, from the coding sequence ATGGATTTTAGTATTAAGACTTCTTTGAGTATGAGCGCCGCGATCCTGACTTTGAGCCTCTCTGCACAAGCTTCGGAAGTGGTCTATCTTCCGGCTTACTGTGCTCCCGAACACTTAACTGTCTTTGTAAATAACAAGTCTGCTGAGCCAGAGCGCATCTGGACTCAAACGCGCTTTGATCAGGAAATCCAAGAGCTTCACTATGATGTTGAAGCAAAATCTCAGATTAAAATTCGTGGAACTGAATTTCTGCCCACAAGGATGGCCGCCTCCTTCAAGTACTTCTCGAAGAGTCTACAAGTCAGTGTTGCCTGCGAAGAAAGTGCAAGTACTCCTTTAACTTCGAATGTAGGCCCTTCGGCTTCTCATTACCTGCCAGCCAACACGAAATCCGTGAAGATGCATTTGTTAAACCTTTTCTTAAAGTCGAACTCTGTTCAATTGAGAGCCTTTAACAAACTAGGATCTTTGATCGCAGAAAAGTCGATTTCACTTCAGAGCTATTATGATACGGAAAGCTTTAAATGGAGTTTTCAACAAAATGTCGCGCGCATTGAAGTGCAAGGCTTAGAGCGCGTTCATTCACTGTTGTTCTTTGATGCCAATGGCGTGGAAAAGCCAAGTCCAGCCGTGACTTTGGAACCTGCCCACCTGGACCCTTCAACGAAGAAAACTTACTTCTTAGTTTCAACGAAAGATGCGCAGGCCGACGAAGCTTTTGTTGTCGGTTTTGAAGATGAGGCTCAGATCAAAACAGCTCGAGAGCAGATTCAAAATCCTGCCTTAGAAAAGATTTTGGTGGCCGGCATCGAGTTGGGATCGGGTGGCTTTAATCGTGCCTTTTACAATAAGAACAAAGCGCCCTACTCATGGTCTGTGAACCGTGTCGATGCTTTTGCCGACTTTGCCCACATCGACTGCGACGGCAGTCCCGATCTTACCGAGGAAAGACTGATGCTAAAATTAAACGAAGGCGGTCGCATCTGTTTCTGGCGCTACCGCATCGTACGTGAACTTACTCTGGATGAAGTTCGCCGCGGGAAACTTAAGCCTTAG
- a CDS encoding 6-pyruvoyl trahydropterin synthase family protein encodes MSTTTLHLAKQNFKFSAAHFLIFDETHAERLHGHNYQVRVDIKTPVESDLHADGYFMDFNVFKKFIKARLDQWDEIVLLPKQHPDMKFKETAKGLEVTFRDRFYVFPLSEVLLLPVTNTSVEQLSRLLAEEFYKEFEQYGVRQVRVYVAETQGQGASTVVPSKA; translated from the coding sequence ATGTCCACGACCACATTGCATTTGGCTAAGCAGAATTTCAAATTTTCCGCGGCTCACTTCCTGATCTTTGATGAAACCCATGCCGAGCGTCTGCATGGACACAACTATCAGGTGCGTGTGGACATTAAGACTCCGGTAGAGTCAGATCTTCATGCGGATGGTTACTTTATGGACTTTAACGTTTTTAAGAAATTCATCAAGGCGCGCCTGGATCAATGGGACGAGATTGTTCTTTTGCCAAAGCAGCATCCCGACATGAAGTTTAAAGAAACCGCCAAAGGCTTAGAGGTTACGTTTCGTGACCGTTTTTATGTTTTTCCGCTCAGTGAGGTTTTGCTATTGCCGGTGACAAACACCAGTGTGGAACAACTTTCAAGATTGTTGGCTGAAGAATTCTATAAAGAATTTGAACAATATGGGGTCAGACAAGTGCGAGTCTACGTCGCAGAAACCCAAGGGCAGGGGGCTTCCACCGTCGTTCCCTCTAAGGCTTAA
- a CDS encoding 6-pyruvoyl trahydropterin synthase family protein, whose translation MNNMKFELKQHFQIESARFLPHLPKEHPCSRMHGHSFKIILTLVGNLDPKIGWVIDYNDIQAKMKPLLEKIDHRVLNEVDGLENPTSELLAKWVYDRALPALPMLTRVSILETPFTECSYPA comes from the coding sequence ATGAATAACATGAAATTCGAACTGAAGCAGCATTTTCAAATTGAATCAGCCCGTTTCTTGCCGCACTTACCGAAAGAGCACCCTTGTTCTCGTATGCATGGGCATAGCTTTAAGATCATCCTGACTTTAGTGGGAAATCTAGATCCCAAAATTGGTTGGGTGATTGACTATAATGACATTCAAGCCAAGATGAAGCCGCTATTAGAAAAAATCGATCACCGCGTTTTAAACGAAGTTGATGGCTTGGAAAATCCCACGTCAGAACTTTTGGCAAAATGGGTTTATGACCGCGCACTCCCCGCCCTGCCGATGTTAACGCGTGTTTCTATTCTAGAGACTCCGTTCACGGAGTGTTCTTATCCCGCTTAA
- the asd gene encoding archaetidylserine decarboxylase (Phosphatidylserine decarboxylase is synthesized as a single chain precursor. Generation of the pyruvoyl active site from a Ser is coupled to cleavage of a Gly-Ser bond between the larger (beta) and smaller (alpha chains). It is an integral membrane protein.), producing MSAITRVLPKRVLSRWVGHLMHWEGPEWLMHLSIRTFARFYNINLEEAEMPYTSYKSIGDFFVRRLKPSLRPVGSSWAVHPADSRITQAYPIDGGTLIQAKGLSYKLDEFTQDPECQKKWAGGFFLTYYLCPTDYHRVHSPVDGVITNVRYMPGELWPVNEWSTTNIPNLFSVNERVLVEIETDMGPVGVVFVGATNVGHIVLSFDDKVRGNQKGPHIFTHKNYSPEIPVHKGSELGMFRMGSTVVMLYPPNFRQKFEKHLDTGPAVKVNAPLIV from the coding sequence ATGTCTGCAATTACCAGAGTTCTGCCAAAACGAGTTTTAAGCCGCTGGGTCGGTCATCTTATGCACTGGGAAGGCCCTGAGTGGCTTATGCACCTGAGTATCAGAACCTTTGCCCGTTTTTATAACATTAATTTGGAAGAGGCGGAGATGCCTTACACCTCTTACAAATCCATCGGGGACTTCTTTGTTCGCCGCTTAAAACCAAGCCTGCGCCCCGTCGGCTCGTCTTGGGCTGTTCATCCAGCAGACAGCCGTATCACGCAAGCTTATCCGATTGATGGTGGCACCCTGATTCAGGCAAAAGGTCTTTCTTATAAATTGGATGAGTTCACCCAAGATCCCGAGTGCCAGAAAAAGTGGGCCGGGGGCTTTTTCCTGACATACTATCTTTGCCCGACGGACTACCATCGTGTGCATTCACCGGTGGATGGAGTGATCACGAACGTTCGTTACATGCCCGGTGAATTATGGCCGGTGAACGAGTGGAGCACGACAAATATTCCGAATCTTTTCTCGGTGAACGAGCGCGTGCTTGTTGAGATTGAAACAGATATGGGTCCTGTCGGCGTGGTCTTCGTTGGTGCCACGAATGTAGGGCACATCGTCTTGAGTTTTGATGATAAAGTGCGTGGCAACCAAAAGGGCCCGCATATTTTCACACACAAAAACTACAGCCCAGAGATCCCGGTTCACAAAGGATCTGAATTAGGTATGTTCCGCATGGGCTCTACTGTGGTGATGTTATATCCACCGAACTTCCGTCAGAAGTTTGAAAAACATCTGGATACGGGACCTGCTGTTAAGGTCAATGCCCCTTTGATCGTCTAA
- a CDS encoding NAD(P)/FAD-dependent oxidoreductase: MSKIFQNIEIPIDADLDEKLQWLMPDHGPYRILRQSVDARRSHSPHFVYSIEVAEKGETLQIPQFELEKISHAKEKPLIVGTGPAGLFAALRFVERGVPCVLFERGSDSGERIKGINQYWRYGKLDPRNNVCFGEGGAGLYSDGKLITRIKSPHIPYVMNRLVKFGAPEEIQWLSNPHVGSDRIRRVIPKMREFLKASGCEIHFNTQVTEILLEGSQVVGVRTEHGTEFKSPHVVLATGHSAEDMINHLRDIGVHLDGKSFAMGLRVEHSQASINKIQYRQFSEHPKLGAANYKLAHHNDKTGIGVYSFCMCPGGYVLSSGTEADGIVCNGMSNYNRNSPFANAAIVVSIDHEKNFGKDVFGGMKMRRDLETRAYQSVLDAGGSRELPAQNLLDFLYGTNSKTGPRALRAGSSPSGAINIRLDELLPKNMRDRLREGFEKFQGSMKGFLTEDAQVYGIESRTSCPVRVTRDNDSLESISHKGLYPAGEGAGYAGGITSAACDGIRIAEKIIEQL, from the coding sequence GTGTCTAAGATATTTCAGAATATCGAAATTCCTATTGATGCTGATTTAGATGAAAAGTTGCAATGGTTGATGCCCGACCACGGTCCTTACCGTATTCTTCGCCAAAGCGTTGATGCGAGACGCTCTCACTCCCCGCATTTTGTTTATTCAATTGAGGTTGCGGAAAAAGGTGAAACTCTTCAGATTCCTCAATTCGAATTAGAGAAAATCTCTCACGCCAAAGAAAAACCATTGATTGTCGGTACAGGTCCAGCAGGTCTTTTTGCTGCCTTACGTTTTGTCGAAAGAGGCGTTCCTTGCGTGCTTTTTGAGCGCGGTTCTGACAGCGGCGAGCGCATCAAGGGTATTAATCAGTACTGGCGTTACGGAAAGCTCGATCCGCGCAACAACGTGTGCTTTGGTGAAGGCGGCGCGGGTCTTTATTCGGATGGTAAACTGATCACGCGTATTAAATCTCCGCACATTCCTTATGTGATGAATCGTTTGGTGAAATTTGGAGCTCCGGAAGAAATTCAATGGCTTTCAAATCCTCACGTGGGTTCGGATCGCATTCGTCGTGTGATTCCCAAAATGCGTGAATTCTTGAAAGCCAGTGGCTGCGAAATTCATTTCAACACCCAAGTGACAGAAATCCTTCTTGAGGGTTCGCAAGTCGTGGGTGTGCGCACTGAGCATGGGACTGAATTTAAGTCTCCGCACGTTGTTTTAGCTACGGGTCACTCTGCCGAAGACATGATCAATCATTTGCGTGATATTGGTGTGCACTTGGACGGAAAGTCTTTTGCGATGGGCCTTCGCGTGGAGCATTCTCAAGCTTCTATTAACAAGATCCAGTATCGTCAGTTTTCAGAGCATCCTAAATTAGGAGCGGCAAATTATAAACTGGCTCACCACAATGATAAAACAGGCATCGGTGTTTATTCTTTCTGCATGTGTCCGGGTGGCTATGTGCTTTCTTCAGGAACGGAAGCCGACGGTATCGTTTGCAACGGGATGAGTAACTATAATCGCAACTCGCCGTTTGCGAACGCGGCGATCGTCGTCAGTATTGATCATGAAAAGAATTTCGGCAAAGACGTCTTTGGCGGCATGAAGATGCGTCGCGATTTAGAGACACGCGCGTATCAATCAGTGCTAGATGCTGGGGGCAGTCGCGAGTTGCCAGCGCAGAATCTTTTAGACTTCTTGTATGGAACAAATTCTAAAACAGGGCCTCGTGCTTTGCGTGCGGGTTCTTCTCCTTCAGGTGCTATCAATATTCGTCTGGACGAGCTACTTCCTAAAAACATGCGTGATCGTTTGCGCGAAGGTTTTGAAAAATTCCAAGGCAGCATGAAAGGGTTCTTAACTGAAGATGCGCAAGTGTACGGCATTGAATCGCGTACGAGCTGCCCTGTTCGTGTGACCCGCGATAACGACAGCTTAGAAAGTATATCGCACAAAGGTTTGTATCCTGCCGGTGAAGGTGCGGGCTACGCGGGCGGAATCACTTCGGCCGCATGTGATGGTATACGCATCGCAGAAAAAATTATTGAACAACTTTAG
- a CDS encoding GlsB/YeaQ/YmgE family stress response membrane protein: protein MGIIGTIVIGFIVGLIARFLMPGKDKMGFILTTILGIIGAVVGTYIGSALGWYEVGEEAGFLASVVGAMIVLLIARLLMGRRS from the coding sequence ATGGGTATTATTGGCACTATTGTTATCGGATTTATTGTGGGTTTGATTGCGCGGTTTTTGATGCCTGGTAAGGATAAGATGGGTTTCATCTTAACTACTATTCTGGGGATCATTGGTGCCGTTGTTGGGACCTATATTGGAAGCGCTCTGGGGTGGTATGAAGTGGGTGAAGAAGCCGGGTTTCTTGCTTCGGTTGTCGGTGCGATGATTGTTTTGCTGATTGCGCGGCTTTTGATGGGAAGACGAAGCTAA